Proteins from one Ficedula albicollis isolate OC2 chromosome 3, FicAlb1.5, whole genome shotgun sequence genomic window:
- the TSTD3 gene encoding thiosulfate sulfurtransferase/rhodanese-like domain-containing protein 3 gives MQGECWTGRKRRRCLCDLAASGAGSCHAWPARASGDRAPSPRPRPAVPPPGPACRGLCAAQEPNLSYQELKDLKKANVLHIDVRERWEIDRFGKIPESINIPLSELMEALQMDPTDFKQQYNQKMPSKSDPVVFSCLAGTRSKQALGFAMSLGFSRVHQYAGGFDDWVKHEPPEKK, from the exons ATGCAGGGTGAATGCTGGACGGGCCGAAAGCGGAGGCGGTGTCTGTGTGACCTGGCTGCCTCCGGTGCCGGCAGCTGCCACGCGTGGCCGGCGCGGGCGAGCGGCGACCGAGCTCCGAGTCCCCGCCCCC GACCCGCCGTGCCTCCGCCAGGCCCCGCCTGCCGCGGCCTCTGCGCCGCCCAGGAGCCGAACCTCTCCTACCAGGAGCTCAAAGACTTGAAGAAGGCCAACGTCCTTCACATCGATGTGCGGGAGAGGTGGGAGATCGACAGGTTTGGAAAAATCCCCGAGTCCATCAACATACCGC TGAGTGAATTAATGGAAGCTCTACAAATGGACCCAACGGACTTCAAGCAGCAGTATAATCAAAAGATGCCGTCCAAGTCAGACCCTGTGGTTTTCTCCTGTTTGGCAGGAACAAGAAGTAAACAAGCACTTGGTTTTGCCATGTCCTTGGGTTTCAGCAG AGTTCATCAGTATGCTGGTGGCTTTGACGACTGGGTAAAACATGAACCTccagaaaagaaatga